A region from the Rheinheimera mangrovi genome encodes:
- the ubiG gene encoding bifunctional 2-polyprenyl-6-hydroxyphenol methylase/3-demethylubiquinol 3-O-methyltransferase UbiG — MNTSSNVDPAEIAKFNEIASRWWDPSGEFKPLHQLNPCRLAFISDQVQGLFGKKAVDVGCGGGILAEAMAKAGAEVTGIDMADEALTVAKLHALESAVSVQYQQSTAEDFAAANQGSFDLVTCMEMLEHVPAPASVVKACADLAKPGATLVFSTLNKTWKAYLMAIVGAEQVLKLVPKGTHEFEKFIRPSDLMRFIDDAGLQVVDATGLHYNPINQSFRTGPGLDVNYFVVAKKPL; from the coding sequence ATGAACACCTCTTCCAATGTTGATCCGGCCGAAATTGCCAAGTTTAATGAAATCGCGTCTCGCTGGTGGGATCCGTCCGGTGAGTTTAAACCGCTACATCAACTGAATCCTTGCCGTCTGGCCTTTATCAGTGATCAGGTGCAAGGCTTATTTGGTAAAAAAGCTGTGGATGTTGGCTGCGGTGGTGGCATTCTGGCTGAGGCGATGGCGAAAGCTGGTGCAGAAGTCACAGGCATAGATATGGCTGATGAAGCTTTAACAGTGGCCAAATTACATGCATTGGAATCTGCCGTATCTGTCCAGTATCAACAAAGCACAGCGGAAGACTTTGCCGCAGCCAATCAAGGTTCCTTTGATTTAGTAACCTGCATGGAAATGTTAGAGCACGTACCAGCGCCCGCTTCTGTGGTGAAGGCTTGTGCTGATTTAGCTAAACCCGGCGCGACCTTGGTGTTCTCAACTTTAAACAAAACCTGGAAAGCCTATCTGATGGCTATAGTCGGTGCTGAACAGGTACTCAAGTTGGTGCCTAAAGGCACTCATGAGTTTGAGAAGTTTATCCGCCCTTCTGATCTGATGCGTTTTATAGATGATGCCGGTTTACAGGTGGTGGATGCCACTGGTCTGCACTACAACCCTATTAATCAATCCTTCCGCACTGGCCCTGGGCTGGATGTGAATTATTTTGTAGTAGCGAAAAAGCCGTTATGA
- a CDS encoding HAD-IA family hydrolase — protein sequence MTQQLIQLKKPAAVLFDLDGTLVDTAQDLGAALNYVLRQHGMPEKSYDEYRPMASHGAKGLLQLGFGEAIKDIDFGKARQNLLDYYHEHSGVHSCLFPGADDLFAALEARNIPWAIVTNKPYKLAAKVQRQLPALLKSRLLLGGDSLAQRKPDPTPLWMAAHFMQVAANQCWYIGDAERDIEAGRRAGMQTVMCDFGYVGPDDKTELWGANLHISHFTNLIQYLD from the coding sequence ATGACCCAACAACTCATTCAACTTAAAAAACCAGCCGCTGTTTTATTTGATTTGGATGGCACGCTGGTCGATACCGCACAGGATTTAGGCGCAGCTCTGAATTATGTGTTGCGACAGCATGGCATGCCGGAAAAAAGCTACGATGAATATCGCCCTATGGCCTCGCATGGTGCCAAAGGTTTACTGCAACTAGGTTTTGGTGAAGCGATAAAAGACATTGATTTTGGCAAAGCACGCCAAAACCTGCTGGATTATTACCACGAACATAGTGGTGTACACAGCTGCTTGTTTCCGGGTGCTGACGACTTATTTGCCGCACTTGAGGCAAGAAATATCCCCTGGGCCATAGTGACCAATAAACCTTATAAGCTCGCCGCCAAAGTACAACGTCAGTTACCTGCCTTGCTAAAAAGCCGCTTATTATTGGGCGGTGACAGTCTGGCGCAACGTAAACCTGATCCAACTCCTTTATGGATGGCTGCTCACTTTATGCAAGTCGCTGCAAACCAGTGTTGGTATATAGGAGATGCGGAACGGGATATAGAAGCTGGACGTCGTGCTGGTATGCAAACCGTGATGTGCGATTTTGGTTATGTTGGGCCAGATGATAAAACTGAACTATGGGGTGCAAATTTACATATTTCTCACTTCACAAACCTGATCCAATACCTCGACTGA